Proteins from a single region of Phyllobacterium sp. T1293:
- a CDS encoding carbohydrate ABC transporter permease — MSSQSRSTLIRSLSLHAVLIPLAIIWLFPLWMMFVFATMPDYGIFSPQIELMPSTHFFENLSNLQADTDFIRALMISISVAIVYTILSVLLTSMAGWALARYHFIGKSLVVAIILGTITLPYFVVVIPQFIMVAREFKMANTWIALIVPPLFNSLGVLFMRQAFSMMPTELFDAARVEGVKEWQIFLRIALPLTRPTMAALAIILFLASWNSYLWPLLINSRPGMLTAPVALGTLIGLTKVSWGGIMAGAVMLTAPILVIFILLQRHFIAGIAAGAIK; from the coding sequence ATGAGTTCCCAATCACGATCAACGCTCATCCGGTCGCTGTCCCTGCACGCCGTTCTGATCCCATTGGCGATTATCTGGCTGTTTCCGCTGTGGATGATGTTCGTCTTCGCGACCATGCCGGATTACGGCATTTTCAGCCCGCAGATCGAACTCATGCCATCAACCCATTTTTTCGAGAACCTAAGCAACCTGCAGGCGGACACGGATTTCATCCGGGCATTGATGATTTCGATCAGCGTTGCGATTGTTTACACCATCCTGTCGGTTCTACTCACCTCAATGGCTGGCTGGGCGCTGGCGCGTTACCATTTCATTGGTAAGTCGCTCGTCGTCGCGATTATCCTCGGCACAATTACCCTTCCCTATTTTGTTGTGGTGATCCCGCAATTCATCATGGTGGCGCGTGAGTTCAAGATGGCCAACACATGGATCGCGCTCATCGTACCGCCGCTCTTTAATTCGCTTGGCGTTCTGTTCATGCGGCAGGCGTTTTCGATGATGCCCACCGAACTCTTCGATGCAGCACGGGTCGAAGGCGTCAAGGAATGGCAGATATTCTTGCGTATTGCCCTGCCGCTTACACGGCCAACCATGGCGGCGTTGGCAATCATTCTCTTTCTCGCTTCCTGGAACAGCTACCTCTGGCCACTGCTGATCAATTCACGGCCCGGCATGCTGACCGCTCCTGTTGCGCTGGGAACATTGATCGGCCTCACAAAGGTATCGTGGGGTGGGATCATGGCAGGCGCTGTGATGCTCACCGCACCCATCCTCGTCATTTTCATTCTGTTGCAGCGTCACTTCATCGCCGGCATCGCCGCTGGCGCAATCAAATAG
- a CDS encoding ABC transporter substrate-binding protein, whose amino-acid sequence MGCKFLGATALVAAWALGSAPALAQPTEITIWSWNVAASSLKSTVEGFNKQFPDIKVNVQDLGNQQVFDKTLAACAAGGDGLPDIVTIENFEAEIFWNRFPDCFANLKDLGYTSEIQSKFPEFKRTELEVGDVAYAMPWDSGPVAVFYRRDFYEKAGIDPKSVKSWDDFIAAGKKIAAANPGVVMAQADFNGDSEWFRMISNEQGCGYFSTDGQTITINQPACVATLDKIKQMKDAGTLTAANWDEKVQSNTAGTVASQVYGGWYEGTVRTNSPKLAGKWGVYLMPSLTADGPHAANLGGSSLAISNGSQHKEAAWTYLNYALGTDEGQIAMLKSFGLVPSLLSAEKQPFVSEPQPYWDGQAVWADILGTLPKVVASRGTAFQSDADGIYKATQTKYFAGGYPDAKAALDDAANQIASATGLPIAQ is encoded by the coding sequence ATGGGCTGTAAATTTCTTGGCGCGACGGCACTTGTCGCAGCATGGGCTTTGGGTTCTGCACCGGCACTGGCCCAGCCTACCGAAATCACCATCTGGAGCTGGAATGTTGCGGCGTCTTCGCTGAAGTCAACAGTCGAGGGCTTCAACAAGCAGTTTCCTGACATAAAGGTGAATGTACAGGATCTGGGTAATCAGCAGGTCTTCGACAAGACGCTTGCGGCATGCGCTGCGGGCGGCGACGGTTTGCCCGATATCGTGACAATCGAGAACTTCGAGGCCGAGATTTTCTGGAACCGTTTTCCCGATTGTTTCGCCAATCTGAAGGATCTTGGTTACACCAGTGAAATTCAGTCCAAATTCCCGGAATTCAAGCGCACTGAACTTGAGGTCGGCGATGTTGCCTATGCCATGCCATGGGACTCCGGCCCTGTTGCCGTTTTCTACCGGCGTGACTTTTACGAGAAGGCAGGCATTGACCCTAAAAGCGTAAAATCATGGGATGATTTCATAGCTGCCGGCAAGAAAATCGCAGCCGCCAATCCGGGCGTTGTCATGGCGCAGGCAGATTTCAATGGTGACAGCGAATGGTTCCGCATGATCTCCAATGAACAGGGGTGCGGATACTTTTCAACCGATGGCCAGACCATCACGATCAACCAACCCGCGTGCGTTGCCACGCTGGATAAGATCAAGCAGATGAAAGATGCCGGAACCCTGACGGCAGCCAATTGGGACGAAAAGGTACAATCCAACACAGCGGGTACCGTCGCCAGTCAGGTTTATGGTGGCTGGTATGAAGGTACTGTCCGCACCAATTCCCCCAAACTTGCGGGCAAATGGGGCGTCTATCTTATGCCAAGTCTCACCGCCGATGGCCCGCATGCGGCCAATCTTGGTGGCTCGTCACTGGCAATCAGCAACGGCTCCCAGCACAAGGAAGCGGCCTGGACCTATCTGAATTACGCACTTGGTACAGATGAAGGGCAGATCGCGATGCTCAAGAGTTTCGGTCTGGTGCCATCGCTTCTCAGTGCGGAGAAGCAACCCTTCGTTTCCGAGCCACAGCCCTATTGGGATGGTCAGGCTGTTTGGGCTGACATTCTCGGCACATTGCCAAAGGTCGTGGCAAGCCGTGGCACTGCATTCCAGAGCGACGCAGATGGTATCTACAAGGCGACTCAAACCAAATATTTCGCCGGAGGATATCCAGACGCCAAAGCGGCACTCGACGACGCGGCAAACCAGATCGCATCGGCAACAGGACTGCCAATCGCTCAATAA
- a CDS encoding carbohydrate ABC transporter permease: MQLRNRAAYGFLAPYLLIFAAFWIWPIISSFLMSFQNTRVNPWVFSFGANWGRLFNDPAFYNALKNTMIILIIQVPVMITLATVMAVLLNSPLLKARGLFRFAFFAPVVVGEVAYAAVFRLMFNLDFGIINKLLNSIGVASISWFAEAPAAMALLIIAVTWRWAGYNAIIILAGLQSIPGDVYEAATLDRVSKIRQFIYITLPLLKPIILFCVILSIIGSMQLFTEPFLITNRGGPGGGTETLGLFLYRQGFTSLNFGYASAIAYTMAALAILISLLNLWVGRDEK; this comes from the coding sequence ATGCAACTGCGCAACCGGGCCGCCTATGGGTTTCTCGCCCCCTACCTTCTGATCTTCGCGGCGTTCTGGATATGGCCGATCATCAGCTCGTTTCTGATGTCGTTCCAGAATACCCGCGTGAACCCGTGGGTTTTCAGCTTCGGCGCCAATTGGGGCCGGCTCTTTAACGACCCGGCATTCTACAATGCGCTGAAGAATACCATGATCATCCTGATCATTCAGGTTCCGGTGATGATCACGCTGGCGACAGTTATGGCTGTGCTGCTCAATTCCCCGCTTTTGAAAGCGCGCGGCCTTTTCCGCTTTGCATTTTTTGCACCTGTCGTGGTTGGCGAGGTTGCCTATGCTGCCGTGTTTCGCCTCATGTTCAATCTTGATTTCGGCATCATCAACAAGTTGCTGAACAGCATTGGCGTGGCATCGATATCGTGGTTTGCTGAAGCTCCGGCAGCCATGGCGCTGCTGATCATTGCCGTGACCTGGCGATGGGCTGGATATAACGCAATCATCATTCTGGCCGGGCTTCAATCCATTCCCGGTGATGTTTACGAGGCGGCAACGCTGGATCGCGTCAGCAAAATCAGGCAATTCATCTACATCACGTTGCCGCTTCTCAAACCGATTATCCTTTTCTGTGTGATCCTGTCGATCATCGGGTCGATGCAGCTTTTTACCGAACCATTTCTGATTACCAATCGTGGCGGACCCGGGGGCGGAACGGAAACTCTTGGTCTGTTCCTGTACCGGCAAGGCTTTACCTCGCTCAACTTCGGTTACGCCTCAGCCATCGCCTACACCATGGCGGCACTGGCAATCCTGATTTCACTGCTCAATCTCTGGGTCGGGAGGGACGAGAAATGA
- a CDS encoding ABC transporter ATP-binding protein has translation MAELSLKNVIKRFGSYEIIRNASLDVADGEFVVFVGPSGCGKSTLLRMIAGLEHITDGEIHIGDKLVNDVEPADRGIAMVFQSYALYPHMTVEENLAFGLRMTGNPKADTDRRVQRVADILQIKELMRRRPKQLSGGQRQRVAIGRAIVREPQVFLFDEPLSNLDAELRVQMRVEISRLHKELGTTMIYVTHDQTEAMTLADKIVVLRGGNIEQIGAPLDLYDNPANQFVAGFVGSPKMNFMSTEVVAADRASVTIALLNQGKVQLTLPIKNTPPALGERVTLGVRPEHFAKAGHGDADLTITVDVAEHLGNTSYIYANVAGGEQLIIEREESRTELKTDTLTVAIKSSHALLFDNAGNRLR, from the coding sequence ATGGCTGAACTTTCACTCAAGAATGTCATCAAACGCTTCGGCTCCTACGAGATCATCCGCAATGCCAGCCTTGATGTGGCCGATGGTGAATTCGTGGTTTTTGTCGGCCCATCCGGTTGTGGCAAATCCACCCTGCTCCGGATGATTGCCGGACTTGAGCACATAACCGACGGCGAAATTCACATTGGCGATAAACTCGTCAATGACGTCGAGCCGGCCGATCGAGGCATCGCCATGGTGTTCCAGTCCTATGCTCTTTATCCGCACATGACTGTCGAAGAAAATCTGGCATTCGGCCTGCGCATGACCGGCAATCCGAAAGCCGATACGGATCGCCGGGTTCAGCGCGTGGCGGATATTCTGCAGATCAAGGAACTCATGCGGCGCCGTCCGAAACAACTTTCGGGCGGGCAGCGTCAGCGCGTTGCCATCGGCCGCGCCATCGTGCGCGAGCCGCAGGTTTTCCTGTTTGACGAACCTCTTTCCAATCTTGATGCGGAACTGCGGGTCCAGATGCGCGTCGAGATTTCCCGGCTGCACAAGGAGCTGGGTACAACCATGATTTATGTCACCCATGACCAGACAGAAGCCATGACCCTCGCTGACAAGATCGTGGTGCTTCGAGGCGGCAATATCGAACAGATCGGCGCACCGCTTGATCTCTATGACAATCCAGCCAACCAGTTTGTTGCCGGTTTTGTCGGCTCTCCCAAGATGAACTTCATGAGTACAGAGGTTGTTGCTGCAGATCGCGCAAGCGTCACCATTGCGCTCTTGAATCAGGGCAAGGTCCAACTCACCCTGCCCATAAAAAACACGCCGCCTGCTCTTGGCGAACGGGTCACGCTGGGCGTGCGTCCAGAGCATTTCGCCAAAGCAGGCCACGGTGATGCAGACCTTACAATCACAGTGGATGTTGCCGAACACCTCGGTAACACCAGTTACATCTACGCCAATGTTGCGGGCGGCGAACAGCTGATCATCGAACGTGAAGAATCCCGCACGGAACTCAAGACTGACACACTGACCGTCGCCATCAAATCCAGCCATGCCCTGTTGTTCGACAATGCAGGAAACAGACTTCGATAA
- a CDS encoding helix-turn-helix domain-containing protein: MNWAESKMGDRPIYQPGASSVEGLPTALQMFHNHPPVMAMPHWHAQVEINYIIRGSVHYRMNDHAIQLNAGDMCLFWGGQPHQMDDSSDDSIYAGAHLPLVHFFRMRLPESVPSQLMQGATLVTSATDAADKENFARWYSYARSGDPVKAEHAVNELLLRIERVGFEPYKMLPDCRAHSSGEQSSQQSSRVVARMCDFIAGNFMHDIDSVDIATSAGVHPKYAMNVFKKSTGMTLNNYVSLLRLSYAQAMLLRDGANVLQVAMDSGFGSLSAFNKSFRNIAGMSPSDFRRDMRSGGQLSSTLSGIQNLP, encoded by the coding sequence ATGAATTGGGCGGAAAGTAAGATGGGAGACAGGCCGATCTATCAGCCGGGCGCGAGCAGTGTCGAAGGCCTGCCGACGGCTCTGCAAATGTTTCACAATCACCCGCCTGTTATGGCCATGCCCCATTGGCATGCACAGGTCGAAATCAATTATATAATACGCGGCTCAGTACATTATCGGATGAATGATCACGCAATCCAACTTAATGCGGGGGATATGTGCCTGTTCTGGGGTGGTCAGCCTCACCAGATGGATGATTCATCTGACGATTCAATTTATGCAGGTGCGCACCTGCCCCTCGTGCATTTCTTTCGTATGCGTTTGCCGGAAAGCGTTCCCAGCCAATTGATGCAGGGAGCAACATTGGTGACATCTGCGACCGACGCTGCAGACAAGGAGAATTTTGCGCGTTGGTATAGCTATGCCCGGTCAGGCGATCCTGTGAAGGCGGAACATGCGGTCAATGAATTATTACTGCGGATCGAACGTGTCGGGTTCGAACCATATAAGATGTTGCCGGATTGCCGGGCGCATTCTTCTGGCGAACAGTCGAGCCAGCAGTCGTCCCGCGTGGTCGCGAGGATGTGTGATTTCATTGCGGGTAACTTCATGCACGATATTGACTCAGTCGATATTGCCACTTCGGCGGGCGTTCATCCCAAATATGCAATGAATGTTTTCAAAAAATCTACCGGGATGACACTGAACAATTATGTCAGTTTGCTGCGGCTGTCCTATGCACAGGCGATGCTGCTACGGGACGGGGCGAATGTCCTGCAGGTCGCGATGGATAGCGGGTTTGGCTCGCTCAGCGCCTTCAACAAATCCTTCCGTAATATCGCAGGCATGTCTCCATCAGATTTTCGCCGCGATATGCGCAGTGGGGGGCAATTAAGCAGTACCCTATCCGGAATACAGAATCTGCCATAA